From the Lolium rigidum isolate FL_2022 chromosome 2, APGP_CSIRO_Lrig_0.1, whole genome shotgun sequence genome, one window contains:
- the LOC124693238 gene encoding pre-mRNA-splicing factor ISY1 homolog, whose protein sequence is MARNEEKAQSMLNRFITMKQDEKRKPRERRPYLASECRDLADADRWRGEILREIGVKVAEIQNEGLGEHRLRDLNDEINKLLRERGHWERRILELGGRDYSRSSNAALMTDLDGNIVAIPNPSGRGPGYRYFGAAKKLPGVRELFDKPPEVRKRRTRYEIHKRINAGYYGYYDDEDGVLEPLEAAAEKRMRDEVVTEWHRVEKVRREAMKNVVSGEVAAAGGRGGETAREVLIEEVEEEVEEERRLEEEKMERERGEEAGREFIAHVPLPDEKEIERMVLEKKKKELLSKYTSDTLQGEQKEAKEMLNVQR, encoded by the coding sequence ATGGCTCGTAACGAGGAGAAGGCGCAGTCCATGCTGAATCGCTTCATCACGATGAAGCAGGATGAGAAGCGCAAGCCCCGGGAGCGCCGGCCCTACCTCGCCTCCGAGTGCCGGGACCTCGCCGACGCCGACCGCTGGCGCGGCGAGATCCTGCGCGAGATCGGCGTCAAGGTCGCCGAGATCCAGAACGAGGGCCTCGGCGAGCACCGCCTGCGGGACCTCAACGACGAGATCAACAAGCTCCTCCGCGAGCGCGGCCACTGGGAGCGCCGCATCCTCGAGCTCGGCGGCCGCGACTACTCCCGCAGCTCCAACGCCGCGCTCATGACCGACCTCGACGGCAACATCGTCGCCATCCCCAACCCCTCCGGCCGCGGACCGGGCTACCGCTACTTCGGCGCGGCCAAGAAGCTCCCCGGCGTCCGCGAGCTGTTCGACAAGCCACCTGAGGTCCGCAAGCGCCGCACCCGCTACGAAATCCACAAGCGCATCAACGCCGGGTACTACGGATACTATGACGATGAGGACGGCGTGCTTGAGCCCCTTGAGGCCGCTGCCGAGAAGCGCATGAGGGACGAGGTTGTCACGGAGTGGCACCGTGTGGAGAAGGTGCGCCGGGAGGCCATGAAGAATGTGGTGAGTGGCGAGGTGGCTGCGGCAGGTGGGCGTGGTGGGGAGACTGCTAGGGAGGTGCTGattgaggaggtggaggaggaggttgaggaggagaggaggctggaggaggagaagatggaAAGGGAGAGGGGCGAAGAGGCTGGCAGGGAGTTTATCGCGCATGTGCCTCTTCCTGATGAGAAGGAAATCGAGCGGATGGtgctagagaagaagaagaaggagctgCTCAGCAAGTACACCAGCGATACCCTGCA